GACTCATCATCGCCTGCAGCTGGCCAGGGTTACTCATGAAAGACGGCATCTTCGATGAGTCAAACCCCTGCTCACGCATAGCACGTGCGGCCTCCTCGCCGGCATCTTCACCAAGCAGGCGGCGCAAAATTTCTTCCAACGGGTCGGGGGCAGAGTCATCCGGGCGGTCAGTTTCATCGCTCATGCCCTGAGCCTACTCGTTCAGATGCCCCAGCGGAACACGGGCGTGATGCGTGCGCTGTCAGCGGAAAAGCAGGGGAGCTACGTATCGATTGATGCCGGGCGCCCGACAATATGTCACGATTGAATCGTGCACATTCAACGCAATGACTCATCTGCCGACTTTGAGACGACACCGGGCGACACAGGAAACCGGCCCGAAGAAGCACTGAAAGACAGCGCCGAGACGGCGAACACTGCGCGTGAAGTGACAGCTGCAGATGCTGAAAACGACGAGAACCGGCAGCCGGGTGCGACCGACAAGAAACCCCACGGTCTGCTGCGAAACCTGTGGTGGATAGTGCCGGGCATCGTCTTTCCGATCGTGTGCGCCCTCATCACCCTGATCCCGGTGCCCTATGTGGTCAATGCCCCTGGTCCCACAGTCAACATTCTCGGAACTCACGAGGGCGCCCCTACCATTCAAATCAGTGGGAATGATCCGAAAACGGGCAAACCTGTCGAACTGGATCCCGTGCACGAAACTGAACAAGACGACGGTGACCAGACCGGGCAGTTACGTATGGTCACGGTCCTTCAACGCGGCGGACCGGGAAACAGTCTGGCAACGCTCGATCTGATTCGGGCATGGTTCTCCGGTCACGACGAAATCATTCCGTACCGGGAGGTTTTCCCTCCGGACGTGACCAGCGAAGAGGCCAAGGAAGCCGCTCAGATGCAGATGAAATCATCGGAATCAGCAGCGTCCGTGGTTGCCCTCGAGCATCTGGGATGGGACGTGCCCGCTGACGTGCAAGTTGAGGGCGCCGTTCCCGGATCAGACGCTGTAGGCAAGGTGGAGCAAGGTGACCAGATCGTGTCCATCACCACGCCAGATGGCACAGTGCATCCAGTTGATTCGGGATCTGTCCCATTTGCGCTGATGCGGACAGTTCCGCCCGACTCGCAGATGACGCTCACGGTTGTGCGTAACGGGAAAACGATCGATATCCCGATCGTATCCAGCAAGAAAGCGCTGCCGGATCCTGACTCTGAAGAAGCCACCTCGTCATCGCTGCTGGGTGTGTACCTGTCTGTTCATCCGCAGCTCCCACTCGATATCGACATCACGCTTCAGGACGTGGGCGGTCCTTCGGCAGGAATGATGTTTGCACTGGGAATCTATGACCGGCTGACCCCGGGAGACCTGACCGGGGGAGTGATAATCGCCGGCACCGGAGCCTTGTCATTTGACGGCCAGGTGGAGCCGATCGGCGGCATCCAGCAGAAAATGGTGGGCGCGAACAACGACGGTGCTCAGTGGTTCCTGGCCCCCGGCACCAACTGTGACGAGGTAGTGGGGCATATTCCCGACGGACTGAACGTGACGCGCGTGGATACGTTCGACGATGCGCTCACCGCCGTCACTGCAATTGCGGCTGGAACAACGGATTCGTTGCCCACCTGCGAAGCCAGGTAACAGCGCACAGGTTCCCTCGTCACTTCGCTGTAGGCGTCGTGACACGCCACAACATGACGAGCTGCGCAGGTCCCCTCGTCAATCCTGACCGTCGTCACTCAGGGACGCGAGCAGTGCCTGCGACAGGCCCGGAACCAGATCCTCACCCACCGCAACCGCTTCATCCGTGTCGAAGGTACGCGTGCGCACCGCAGACCACGTCAGCCCCGTTCGCATCGCACCGACGACCAGGCGCACCTCCGTGCGAGACGGGTGCTCCGCGATGAACGCCAACGCCTCATCGGGATCATCAGGCGCCGCAGCCTCCACCTCAGGGGGCACCACGATGCGTTCAACGCTCAGAGCTGCGCCCGCAACGGAGCGCGGCCATGCCAACTGTGCCAGCACCGATTCCAGATCGTCAGAGTCGAGCGGCTCCTGAGCGATGGCAGACAGGTGTTCAGAGGAACCATCCCACCCACTCTTGAGCTGCTCGACCACGTCAGCTGGCATGGCGGGTTCATCTATAAGCTGACGCGTGGGGACCAGGGCGTACAGCATCGGCGGGCGGTCCCACCCCAGGCGCGCAGCAGCCCGCTCAATTTCACGCACACACGCCGCGAGGGCGCGTTGAGCAGGAGACAGGTCACGGTCACGTCCAGCTTCAGTCATGGTCTTATCGTGGCACGAGGGCGGCCCGGATGCGAGGAACGACCAAGCTTGAGGCGCCTAATAACGGTAGAATGGACAGCACATGCGGAAATCGAGTAAGAGAGGATGACGCGGTGAGCGCCTTCCCGACTAGCAGGTCCAGCTCCGGTGATTCGAAGCCTTCGGACGGAAACGGGCCATTTGATACCAGCGAGATCCTGTCTGCGCTGTTCGGCCAGCAAGCCGGCTCAGCAGCCGGACGATTCAAGGGGACAGGCCCCTTCCGTCAGCGTGCCGAAGACGGTGATGACGGTTCAGGCGACTCCGGATCAGGAGACGGCGGCGGTCGCGGTTCAGGTGGTGGACGCGGCTCAGGTGGCGGCTCCCACAGCTCATCATCCGGTAAGAGGCGCTTCGGTCCGCTGGCGACGACTCTCGCGATCCTGGCTGCCATTTTTGTGATCGTCTACGTTGCGTCATCATTTTGGACGGAGATCCTCTGGTTCAGCCAGATGAAGTCTACGCGCATCCTGTGGACCCGGTGGGGAACGATGGCGGGCCTGTTCGTCCTCGGTTTCGCCATCATCTTCGCTGCGATCTCGGCGGCGATTCAGATTGCGTACCGTCACCGCAGCGATTCCAGTCGAGGTGACGAGGGAGCCAACCTGCGGCACTATCGCGACACCATCGAACCGATGCGCAAACTCGTTTTCTGGGGAGTCCCGGCGCTCATCGCGCTCATCAACGCCGGACGACTGTCCTCGCAGTGGGACACGTTCCTGATGTTCTTCAAACGTCAGCCCTTCGGCAAGTCTGAGCCGATCTTCGGAATCGACAACTCGTTCTTCGTTTTCACGCTGCCTTTCTTCCAGGCAATCGTCTCATTCTTCATGTCAGTGACAATCTGGTCGCTGATCGCCGCGGTGATCGTGCACTACCTGTACGGCTCGTTAGCCCTGAGCCCGCGCCCGCATGCCACAAAATCCGCACGCATCCACCTCGGTGTCATGGCAGCAATCATCTCCTTGCTTTTCGGCCTGAACTACTGGCTGGGTCGCTACGGTCTGCTGACCAAGATTGGTGAGCCAACCGACGGCGCGCTCTACACCGACATCAACGCTCAGTTGCCCGCCCAGTCCATCCTCGCCGTTATTTCCGTGCTGGTGGCAGTCCTCTTCCTGGTCGCCGCATTCAAGGGAACGTGGCGTCTGCCCCTGACGGGGGTGGTGGTCACAGTGGTGTCCGCCCTCGTCATCGGGATGGCGTACCCGGCTCTGATTCAGCGCCTCTACGTCACGCCGAACGCCCGAAACGCAGAGGCTCCCTACATTCAGCACAACATCGATGCGACGCTGGAAGCCTACGGGTTGAACGACCTCGAGTTCCAAAGCTACGAGGCGCGCACCACCGCTGCGCCCGGGCAGTTGCGCGAGGACACGGAATCAACCTCGCAGATCCGACTCCTGGACCCGCAGGTCATCACCCCCACCGTCACCCAGCTGCAGCAGTCGCGCCCGTACTACGACTTCGGATCGGGCATGGCCGTGGACCGTTACGTGGTTGACGGCGAGCGCCGCGACACGGTAATCGCCATGCGTGAGCTCAATCTTGAGGGCCTGTCATCTGAGCAGCAAACATGGGTGAACCGCCATACGGTCTACACGCACGGGTTCGGTGTTGTGGCCGCATACGGTAACCAGGTCACCACGGATGGCCTGCCCGCCTACTGGGAAAAGTCCATTCCATCTGAAGGTGAAATGGGAGACTACGAACCGCGCATCTACTTCTCGCCCTCGTCTCCGAACTATTCGATTGTGGGCGCACCTGAAGGCGCTGAGCCGCAGGAACTGGACTACCCCGATGACACGGCGGCGTCCGGCCAAGTGCGCTACACCTTCCAGGGCGATGGCGGCCCCTCGGTCGGTAACCTGTGGAACAAGCTGCTGTACTCGATCAAGTTCGGGTCCTACGACATTTTCTTCTCCTCGCAAACCAACTCGCAGTCACAGATTCTGTACGATCGTGATCCGCTGACTCGTGTGGCCAAGGTTGCGCCGTACCTGACGCTGGAGCAAAAGCCTTATCCGGCAGTTGTCGACATGGACGATGATCCGTCTACGCCGAAGCGTCTGGTGTGGGTCGTTGACGCGTACACAACGTCAAACGCCTACCCGTATTCGGCGCACCAGCAGCTGGATCAGTCGACAGTGGATTCGCTGTCCTCCGACGCCAGCCAGTTCGTCAGCGCCGGTAACACGGTCAACTACATGCGTAACTCCGTCAAGGCTGTTGTCGACGCATATGACGGGCATGTGCGCCTGTTCCAGTGGGACAACGAGGATCCGGTTTTGAAGACCTGGATGGGTGTCTACCCGAACACAGTGGAGCCGTTGTCTGAGATTTCCGGTGATCTGATGGCGCACCTGCGCTACCCGGAGGATCTGTTCAAGGTGCAGCGCGACCTGTTGACCTCGTACCACGTGACCGAGGCTGCCCAGTACTACACCGGTGGTGACCTATGGAGGCTGGCGCAGGAAACGTCAACGGCCGCGCTGGCGAGCGCTCAGCAGCAGGGTGTGGAGGGTATCCAGCAGCCCGGACAGTCCACTCCTCAGATCCCGCAACCGCCGTACTACCTGACCATGCAGATGCCTGGGCAGGAAAGCGCAGAGTTCTCGCTGACATCGGTATTCGTGCCGGGCGGTGCGTCCAAGCGTGAAGCTATGGCAGGCTTCCTTGCGGTTGATTCGGAGACGGGCAACGAGCCGGGCAAGGTGCGTGAGGGGTACGGCAAGCTTCGACTGATCGCGTTGCCGTCTGACCTGACGGTGCCTGGCCCCGGTCAGGTTCAGAACGCCTATGACTCGAACCAGCAGATCGGTTCGCAGTTGAACCTGCTGAACCAGTCGGATTCGACGGTTATCCGCGGCAACCTGCTGACACTGCCTGTTGGCGGCGGTTTGCTGTACGTCCAGCCTGTCTACGTTCAAGGTAAGGGCACGGCCTCGTATCCGGTGCTGCGCATGGTGCTGACAGCGTTCGGTAACCAGGTCGGGTTTGCGCCCACGCTGCAGGAATCGCTCGATCAGACCTTTGGTGGTGATTCAGCGGCGACAGTTGCTGACGAGGTTGGAAGTTCGGGCGACGAGGGAGACTCCACTTCTCCCGCTGTTCAAAGTGCGCAGGAGAAACTCAATGCTGCGCTTGTTCAGGCATCCCAAGCCATGCAAGAAGCCGATGCGGCGATGAAGGCCGGTGATTGGGCTGCCTACGGTACGGCTCAGAAGAAGCTGGACACTGCGCTGACGAACGCGTTGAACGCTCAAGCTGAGATGGGTGAGGACGTCAGCGGTGCTGCGGTGCCGGGACTGGGAGGAGCCGATGGCGCTCAGTCGGGTGCGACGAACAGTCTGACCGGAGACTCGCAAAGCGATGACGGGGGTGGAAACGGCTAGGGAGGTAATCGCGCGGGCTGACCTGCCTGACCGGTAGGCCGGACAGTCGAACCCGTAGCGGAAGGCACGCACCAGTGGCGGCTTGCAGGAAGGTTGTCAGACCTGAAGCGAGCCGCCACTGGCATATCTGACGCCATGTCTTTTTCTTGCTCGACATCTTGTGCGCTGCCACAAGACTTCCTGGAAGGTGAGGCAGTTGACAGATGCGCAGTCCTGTCATGATGCATCTCACCGCTGCAGCTCTTGCCGGGCTGGAAGCGCCCTATTACAGTAGAAGACACAAGGAAATACAGACGCGGGGTGGAGCAGTTCGGTAGCTCGCCGGGCTCATAACCCGGAGGTCGGAGGTTCAAATCCTTCCCCCGCTACGAATCGAGACTCTTGATCAGCACGAGCGCTGATCAAGAGTTTTTCTTTCCCGTTTTCTTTCCCGTTTTCTTTCCCGTTTTCTTTGCCGTTTTTCTTTCCAACCATCGCCGTTTCCTTACCCGCCGCCGATGAGCGAAAGCGTCAACCTCGAACGAGAGCGTCAACCAGTCAAGGTAAGAGAGCCGTTGCGGGCTGTCTCACCATTCGAGAATCGCATGATAGCGCGGAAAAGTCGATGTCAGTTCCGCCGCAGTAGTGCGTCGATGGCGCTTCTACCTTGACCGGTTGACGATCGGAGGGGTCAATGACCTTGACCCGTTGACGATCTGGCAAAATCCAAGGCGTTTGCCTACCCTAGACGCACCTTGAAAGGCCGCGTTGGTGTTTGCGTGGGCAGTAGTCGATTCCGATCCAGCGGTAGGCGACTTACCGGCGGGCACCTCGGGTCTGATCCATGGACTGCAGTGTGGCACCGGCTTGGCCCTGAGGAATCGGTGAGACAACAACTGCCGTTCCGTACACGCAAACCTCCGTCATTTGCTCGGCAAGCTCGCCGGTGTCGAAGGGCATCGCGATGACCGCGTTGGCTCCTCTGCGGGCAGCCTGATCCACCATGCGTGACATCACCTGTTCGCGCGAGTCGATCATGATGCGGGTGTACTCCGGGATTTCGCCTCCGCCGATGGTGCGGAACGAAGCAGTAAAGGTCTGGCCTATACTCGCGGAGCGAACCGTCAGGCCCATCACTTCTCCCAGAACCGCATCGATTCGGTACCCGGGAATGTCATTTGTTGTTACAACAATCATATGAAATACAGTAAAACACTCCGGGCGATAACGGTTTACCTCAGGGGGGATTCCGCGGCCACTTCTCCTGACGGCTACCTCATCTGGCAGGGCGGCTGTTAGCGCACTGCGCCAGGTGAGAATCAGATCAGTCGAACTGCGGGCCGGTTGTGCGCGTGCGCTTCAACTCGAAGAATCCGGGCGTACGTGCCAGAGCAACGCAGCCGTCCCAAAGATCCAGTGCCGCCTGACCATGCGGAGCAGGAGAGATCACCGGCCCAAAGAACGCGACACCGTCAAACGCGATGATGGGAACGCCAACCTCGTCACCGACCAACTCCAACGCATGCGCTACAGAGGAACGCAGTGCCTCGTCCGATGACTCCACACCGTTGGTGATAGCCTCGGGAAATCCGGCTGCCTTCACCGCGTCGGCGATGACATCACTTCCCAACTCTTTTGACTGATTATGCAGGCGCGTACCTACCTCGGTGTAGAGGGAGGCTACAGCCTCACTGCCGTGAGTGTCCGCAACCTTCTGAAACAATAACGACAGGCCGCGCCCCTGCTCGACATGTGCACGATACTCCGCATCAATGTCCTTGCCTTCATTCAGAATCGCCAGAGAGAACGGGTGCCATGTCACTTCAAAATCGCGTGCGCGAGCCACTTCTTCGACCCAGCGAGACGTGATCCACGTCCACGGGCATGTTGCATCGAACCAAAAATCTACGTGAGTACTCATATGTCTATCGTGGCGTATAAACCACGATCGCGCATTGCATTCTTGAAGGAAGGCCCGCTCTTCGCGCTGATTTCGCGAGGCGAGTCGTGCTTTACGGCATTCTCACAGGTAAGTAGTGCACACTGAGCCTGTGAATCTCATGAGTGGTTGGGTCGTCCTATTTGCCGGAGTACTGGCGCTGTGCGCACTTATTGGCACGTCCACGCTTTTGCGCCCTGCCGGACATCTTTCGCCCAATCGCGAGGGAGCGCGCACGTCGTTCATACGTATCCTCAGACGCCAGGTGACAGCTTTTATCGCCCTGTGCATTACGACGAGTCTCATGTGCACCACATTCGCTTTGCTGGCCAACCGCACCATGTCATTCCTTCGTACTCCTTCTGAGGTTGTGGAATTGGTCAAGAATGCGCTCGGTGCAGGCGACACTCGCGTATCAGCGTTTGCGCCACCCAGACAAGGTGAACAGGACCAACACGTCGATCCACCGGAACTCGCCTACGACGCGCAGCTGCACGTATGGCGAGGAACGCTGAGCGGCGCGCAGTCCGGCTTGACGCGCGAAGTTGCCGTCTGGGCGCCACCCGGCTACGCTCCGGTCGGAGCGATACCTACTGCCTCCCAGAGTGACAGCGCCGACACGCCTATCCCGCTTTCGCGGGCCATCGTGCTTTATCACGGGTACGTGGGAACAGCGATTGGCACAGTTCAGTCACTCGAACTCACCGAACGCATAGCACCACTGGTCGAACGAGGCGAGATTCCTCCAACGCTGCTGATCTTCCCTGACCTGTCAATGGGCGGGGCAGAGCCGGACTGCGTTGACGTTGACGGGCACCCCAAAACTGAAACCTTCGTTGTCACTGATCTAGTCCCAGCGATCCGCGCAGCATTCCCAAGTATTCCGTATGATCCCGACCATTGGGCCGTAGGCGGATTTTCATCAGGCGCATACTGTGCGCCTGTTATACATGTGCGCCACCGTGACGTCTTTGGGACAGCTGTGGCGATGGGCGGGTACGATACTCCAGAATTAGGCGCTCTGAAAAATGCCGATCAGGCGACAAGGGACGCATTCACCATTTCACACTTGCTCGCTCAGCCGCATGATGTGCCCCTCAGAGTCCTCGCGATGGGCGTATATGCGGA
The sequence above is a segment of the Schaalia radingae genome. Coding sequences within it:
- a CDS encoding UPF0182 family membrane protein, giving the protein MATTLAILAAIFVIVYVASSFWTEILWFSQMKSTRILWTRWGTMAGLFVLGFAIIFAAISAAIQIAYRHRSDSSRGDEGANLRHYRDTIEPMRKLVFWGVPALIALINAGRLSSQWDTFLMFFKRQPFGKSEPIFGIDNSFFVFTLPFFQAIVSFFMSVTIWSLIAAVIVHYLYGSLALSPRPHATKSARIHLGVMAAIISLLFGLNYWLGRYGLLTKIGEPTDGALYTDINAQLPAQSILAVISVLVAVLFLVAAFKGTWRLPLTGVVVTVVSALVIGMAYPALIQRLYVTPNARNAEAPYIQHNIDATLEAYGLNDLEFQSYEARTTAAPGQLREDTESTSQIRLLDPQVITPTVTQLQQSRPYYDFGSGMAVDRYVVDGERRDTVIAMRELNLEGLSSEQQTWVNRHTVYTHGFGVVAAYGNQVTTDGLPAYWEKSIPSEGEMGDYEPRIYFSPSSPNYSIVGAPEGAEPQELDYPDDTAASGQVRYTFQGDGGPSVGNLWNKLLYSIKFGSYDIFFSSQTNSQSQILYDRDPLTRVAKVAPYLTLEQKPYPAVVDMDDDPSTPKRLVWVVDAYTTSNAYPYSAHQQLDQSTVDSLSSDASQFVSAGNTVNYMRNSVKAVVDAYDGHVRLFQWDNEDPVLKTWMGVYPNTVEPLSEISGDLMAHLRYPEDLFKVQRDLLTSYHVTEAAQYYTGGDLWRLAQETSTAALASAQQQGVEGIQQPGQSTPQIPQPPYYLTMQMPGQESAEFSLTSVFVPGGASKREAMAGFLAVDSETGNEPGKVREGYGKLRLIALPSDLTVPGPGQVQNAYDSNQQIGSQLNLLNQSDSTVIRGNLLTLPVGGGLLYVQPVYVQGKGTASYPVLRMVLTAFGNQVGFAPTLQESLDQTFGGDSAATVADEVGSSGDEGDSTSPAVQSAQEKLNAALVQASQAMQEADAAMKAGDWAAYGTAQKKLDTALTNALNAQAEMGEDVSGAAVPGLGGADGAQSGATNSLTGDSQSDDGGGNG
- a CDS encoding YbjQ family protein; the encoded protein is MIVVTTNDIPGYRIDAVLGEVMGLTVRSASIGQTFTASFRTIGGGEIPEYTRIMIDSREQVMSRMVDQAARRGANAVIAMPFDTGELAEQMTEVCVYGTAVVVSPIPQGQAGATLQSMDQTRGARR
- a CDS encoding YlbL family protein; this encodes MHIQRNDSSADFETTPGDTGNRPEEALKDSAETANTAREVTAADAENDENRQPGATDKKPHGLLRNLWWIVPGIVFPIVCALITLIPVPYVVNAPGPTVNILGTHEGAPTIQISGNDPKTGKPVELDPVHETEQDDGDQTGQLRMVTVLQRGGPGNSLATLDLIRAWFSGHDEIIPYREVFPPDVTSEEAKEAAQMQMKSSESAASVVALEHLGWDVPADVQVEGAVPGSDAVGKVEQGDQIVSITTPDGTVHPVDSGSVPFALMRTVPPDSQMTLTVVRNGKTIDIPIVSSKKALPDPDSEEATSSSLLGVYLSVHPQLPLDIDITLQDVGGPSAGMMFALGIYDRLTPGDLTGGVIIAGTGALSFDGQVEPIGGIQQKMVGANNDGAQWFLAPGTNCDEVVGHIPDGLNVTRVDTFDDALTAVTAIAAGTTDSLPTCEAR
- a CDS encoding mycothiol-dependent nitroreductase Rv2466c family protein → MSTHVDFWFDATCPWTWITSRWVEEVARARDFEVTWHPFSLAILNEGKDIDAEYRAHVEQGRGLSLLFQKVADTHGSEAVASLYTEVGTRLHNQSKELGSDVIADAVKAAGFPEAITNGVESSDEALRSSVAHALELVGDEVGVPIIAFDGVAFFGPVISPAPHGQAALDLWDGCVALARTPGFFELKRTRTTGPQFD
- a CDS encoding PPA1309 family protein — encoded protein: MTEAGRDRDLSPAQRALAACVREIERAAARLGWDRPPMLYALVPTRQLIDEPAMPADVVEQLKSGWDGSSEHLSAIAQEPLDSDDLESVLAQLAWPRSVAGAALSVERIVVPPEVEAAAPDDPDEALAFIAEHPSRTEVRLVVGAMRTGLTWSAVRTRTFDTDEAVAVGEDLVPGLSQALLASLSDDGQD